In the genome of Rhinopithecus roxellana isolate Shanxi Qingling chromosome 14, ASM756505v1, whole genome shotgun sequence, the window GCTGCACGCCATGGCCGGGACCCACGGCGAACGTGGCCCAGTCTGTGGGGAGGAGGGCGgaggtgggaggggctgctgagTCCCTGAGGTGGGGGGGATGGAGGAGGGCACagggggatggggaaggagggGCTGGTGCCTCGGGTTAGGACCGTCGCACTCTGACCACCCTTCCACACGACTCATCGCAGCTGCCCTGAGTCCTCCCAGGCTGAACAAGCCTCTCCCAGCCCTTAGCAGCTGAGCCCAGGTGGATGGCACCCATGGAGGCTGGCGAGCACTGTCCATACAGATACAGCGGAGGGCGGGCAGGGGGAGTGAGGCCCTGCGGTGGGGTCCCGGGGCCCGCCATGTATCTGCTCTACTCCCTGCTGTGGCTCCCACAGGCCAGGGTCAGGTGGCCACAGAGGACGGGGTGGAGGGAAAGCTATGGGCAAGGCCTGGCCAGGCCCTGGGCAGGGTGAGAAGGGAGTAACGAATAAGAGGaaggggcggggcggggtggcTGTTGGTTTGGGAGCTGAGAGACACCTCAGCATCCAGCCTTCTCCTCTGCAGATAAAGGGATGACCCGGGGGGATGAGAGAGAGTCTGATCAGCCATAGAGGGCCTGCCTGCTCCTGCCCACCGGGTGGACTGGGTGGCGACCAGTACCCATTTGCGTGGGACGGAAGGCTCAGGACAGTCCTGGGGAGAGGGATGGTTGGTTCCCTTGTGGCTGGAGGCAGGGGCGGGGCTGGGGCAGAATGGACATTTCCAGCTGGAATCTCCCTTCCATGTGGACCGTGGCCAATCCGAGGGACCCAGACCGGCACCCTGCCCACCTACCCTGCACGGCACCACCGATGGCCTCCTCGGTGAGGTCCCGGGCACTGCCCCACGAGAGACCGGCGTCACGGCTGGCCACACAGCAGAGGCGTGCAGCGTTTCTTCCCGTGGCAATCTGCACAGCCTCGGGCGTGTGGCCCAGCACCGCgatgaagaagaggaagatggTGCCTGTGCCAGTGTCGTGCACGGGGCAGGGGTTCATGGACCGGTGCTCTGCCAGGGCCGCTGTCCCCAGCACCTGCAGGGCGCCCCACTGCCCAGAGGAGGAAGTGCCGCTGACTAGGATGTCCAGGGACCTGGGCACAGCCCCCCGCGGGGCACCTGAGACAGCTGAGCCTGGTTTGCTCATCTCTACCTCGGGCACCCGCCTGCCACCGCCACCCCCGCCCCTGTCCCCCGGTGTGCAGCCCCAGTGGGCCCGGCCACTCACCCGCACGGAGCCCCCCGCCCGTGTGCCCCTCCTCAGCACCAGGCGGTGGGCGTGGGAGTCGTCGGGGCTGAGCCGCTGCTCCACAAAGGCCAGCAGGGTGGGCCCGGGGGGCACGGGGAGCAGCGAGGGCACGCGGTAGGTCAGGCCGGTCCTCTCTCGCTGGAAGAGCACTGTCCGTGAAGGGGTATGAGGGGCCCCCATGCTCTGCTGGTCAGTGCAGGGCCACAGGTCAGCAAGGCAGACCCAGGGAGCCCCACACTCACTCCTCGTCTGGACTGGGGAAGGGGCTCAGGAGTTGTAGACAGCTCCTGCCCACACCTAGGCCTCTTCCTGTACCCACCTTGGGGTCAGCCCTGTTTCTGACTCCCTCACCCCTGATCTGGagcagcccctccccagcccaccctCACACCCCCTGCACCCCAAATGTCTGTGGAATCAGCCCTTCCCCTCTCAACACGGCTCTGGGAGTTGACCCTCAGCCAGGCTGGTTGGTGCGGAGGTGCAGGGGAGGCTGGCCGGAGAGCCCCGGGACCCTGCCAGCCATGTGCCCAGGACACAGGGTCATCCCAGAATTCACCCAGCAGGAGGTCATGTGGACAATCAGGACCCAAAATCTCAAGCAAGGAGAGGCTCAGTGTCCCCAGAATAGAGGCTACAGCAAACAGAGACACAAAGAGGTGAGCTCACAGGGACTGCTGGGAGCCATGGGGACAGGGGACCCGCTCCCACTTCCTGAACGTCATCGGATTGCCCACAGCCAGGGATCCTGCAGGGGACAGGTGCTCGGTGATCAGACCCCTGCCTGCAGGCAGCTGGCCCCATAGTGCCCCCACCCCACTGCCTGGTGCTTTGCACCTGCAGGCCCTGACCTGAGGAGCACCTGAGAAGCACCCATAGGAATCAGAAGCCCCAAAGCTGAGTAGGGCTCCCAGACAACACCCACCAGGGCAGGGCCCGGGTAAGCAGGCATTTGGGGCACATATGTGGTCTGCTTGCTGCAAGCGGGACCTGTCTGGGGGTCTCTCGGTCTGACCGCACAAAGGCAGGCCAGGCCAAGCGTGAGCACACACAGCCCGGCAAGGGAGGTGGCGCAGCTGCAGAAAGGTGGGAACGCTGGTACCCATCGTGCAGGACTCGGAGCGGTCGGAGCCACggccagtcacccaggctgggcacaCGGGGCACCTGGATGGGAGGCTAAGGGAAGGAGGGCGGAGGGAGATGGCCGGATGCCgaacaccgcgcctggccagggcACAACGCCTGCCTACAACAGGGACCCACGCACACTCACGAGTCAGGTGGGACCGATGGAGACCCAGGTAAAGGTGCAACACTCGTGCAAAACCCAGGCAGGCCTTGCCCCTACACCTGAGGCCTGAACAAACAGCTCCACCTCCAGCCACCTCTGCCCTGGGCGGCCGGTTCCTGAAAGGCTCTTGGCTAGGGCAGCTGGCCGGCCCCTTCCTGCTGCTCCCCCACCACCAGTGTGTGGCTTCTGAGAGCAGCTTCCTGTCCCCAAAAAGGCCCTGGCTCTGCTCTCAAAGGGCAATTGTGTCCAAGCGGGAAGCAGGTGCAGACGCCACGTGTCCCTCTGGGCTGAGCAGGCACAAGCAAGACATTCTCTCTGCACTTGGCTCCCTCCCCAAGGCCCGGACCACAGGAGCAGGCGTCAGCACCCCCTGCAGACATGAGGCCCAGGCCCACTCCTGGggacagagagggaggggagggaaggaggctccAGAAACCAGCTGGTCACTCTCCTCGTTGcacagaggggaaactgaggcccacagagagGACAAGGCTGCCACACACTTGGCTTGGGATATCCTTGCCACGGCCAGGCCCTGGGTCCACAGAGCCTCTGTGTCCTCAGCAGGCCCCTCCATCTCAGAGACCAGCCCTGCTTAGCGTGGCCAGTTCAGCATGTTCCAGAGGTTTGGCTTGACTGGGACAGCTGTGTCCTGGACATTAACCAGTGCCCCCGCCCTCCCTGACAGGGCCCTTCTCAGGGGTGTGGAGTCACAGAAGGGGAAACCGAGGCCGGGGGGAGATAGGACCTCCAGGAGAACCTGGCCTTCTGGCCCCTGGACCCCTGGACCGGTTGTAGGGTTCACTCTGGCTTGGCAGGAGGCCATCACAGACCCCCCACACCCCTTGCAGCCCATCCTCTGTGGGTCCCCCTAGAGTCCTGAGGTCAGCCCAGGCCCTCCGCACACACCCTTTGGGGTCAGCACTTCTTGTCCGGGGACCCGTCAGGTGTAGGAACACCTTGGCGAGGGGCATTCCCATGCGCCCACGTAAAGTGCAGAGGCCAAAGCTTTGCGCAGGATCCCGGCGGGGGCCCTTGGCGGCTCTGACCCTCAGCCTGCACTGTGAACGTCCTGTGCCCTGGCCAGGGCGAAGACTCCAACCACAGACCCTTCACCTGGTACAGCGTCCCCGACCAGCCCATCTGCAGCACAACCCTGTGGGCGGGGGCCGGCCCCCTGCATTGGGCCCCTCACAACCCGTCTGCCTCCATCCCATGCCCTGAATCTGCCCCCAGGAACCCTCAGTGTCACACCCACCCTGTGGGCCAGGAAACTGTCCCATTGGGAGAAGCATGTGGGACCTCTTGCTGGAGGGGCCCTCAGAATCCATGCAGCCTGCCCCTTGTTTGAGAGCTGAGGCGCCACCCTGGGGTTGGCAAGCGGTGGGACTCGTCCAGCACCCCCAGACAGAGGGGCCGGTAGCGGGACAGATCCCTCAGGAACGGGTCCTGGCCCCGAGCGCCAGGGTAGAGGGGTGAGGGCGCTGGGGGTGCAAAGGGCAGGGACTCACCAGCCACCTCGGGAAGGCTGCGGAGCTCATCATGGGTGGCTGCCTTGCCTGACCCAGAGCAGAGACAAGGGCCCACTGTGCGGGCAGCAGGCCAGGGAGCTGGCCACGTCCCAGGGCTACGTCAGGACCCTGGACACTCCCACAGTGGCACAGCTCCACTGAAGCCCAGAGCGGGGCCAGGGGTGCAGATGGGCACCCAAGAGCCACACAGATGCCTGGGGCCAGCACAGGCTCCCCTCTGCAGGTCGACGCACTCAACACTGGGGTGCTGAGGGCACAGGGATGCGCCCTCCAACAAGGGCTGTGGTGAGGCCACAGTGGCCCTCCCAGGGGGACACAGGGGTCTGCTGCTCAAGAGATGCGGCCCTGGCAGGAGGGCTCCGTGAGTGCACACTCTCTTCCGGGCTTCCTGGGTGCGGGGCCTCCCCTGGCACAGCACAGCCCCTCACAGCACAGGACAGCGGCCCCTGGGGCCTTGCTGGGCTCCGGCTCCGTATCTGTGCTTCTGGCAGGCCAGCACCCCATCACAGTGTCCTGTGCCTCTCAGGGCCCAGGGTGACCCCTCCCCAGCACAGCTGCCCCTGCAGGACTCCTGCCAGGCCCATTCATGCTGGCCTGACCCCGGCCTGCCATTTCGGAGGCAGCCTCGGTAACTGATGCTCAAATGACCACTGCCCAGGCCAGAATCCCAGAGGAGGCCACAGGTCCCCAGTGCACTCTGATGGGGAAGCCTCTGTGGGGGCTCCCTGGGCCCTGAACACCCTCCCTTCTCActgtccctccctcccccgcGAAGGGCGTCCTCAGATGCTTCTGAAACCCGGGGGCTGTGGTGGGAAACAGGGAGGTCATGTGGTTTCCAGGCTGAGATTATAAACCTGCTGCATCCCTCCAGGTCTTGGGGCCTGAGGGGATTTGCTGGGGGGAGCTGGGAGGGGGCCGGGGAGGATGTGGGAGAGAAGGAAGTGGGAGGGGTGGGCCCCAGCTCCTTCCGACTCATCTGCGTGCCCCCCGTGGGCCACGTGCCCCCCGTGGGCCGCTCACCAGTGCCCTGTGCACTCACAGTCCCCCGGAGGGGTGTACCAAGTCCAGGCAACTTGGCCATTGTACACATCCTCCCGCTCAGCCAAGAATCCTGGGGCAGGTGGGTGGGAAGGCACAACCTCCCCACCTCTCAGaaaccccagcccagccccaccagAACCGGGTGGCCCATCTCCCTTCTCCTGTCCCCCAAGTCTGGGCCTGGTGGAGTCTGACCAGGGCCATCCCCTAAGCACCCAGGCTCATAGGGAAACGGGGCCTCCCAGCCCCCACGTCACCTTGCAAAGCCCCCTCCTGGGCCACCCTGAGACAGAGGCTGGGTCTGGAGCAGGGCTGTCTGACCAGGGTGTGCCCACAGAGCTGGGATGGGACAGGCCTCACTCCCTCTGCTCGAGGCTTTTCAAGCCCACTTTTTTCAATCTAGAGATTTCACAGAAAAACCGTGTTTTCAGCTTCTCCTGAAAAGTCAGATTCACCCTCAGGTGCCACCTCCTTCCCCTGGGCATCTCTGCCTGGACAAGCCACCGTCTACCTGGGGTATATGCCAGCCATGGGTCCCACCAACCCCCAACTGTCACCCCGTGGCCCATGGCTGCTCAGAGGTCCCTGGGCACATCTGAGGCTCTGTCCCTGTGGGATGAAAGCCACCGGGAGGAAGCTTTCCTTAACTGCCTTCATGAGCTCTGGCAGCCGAGGGGCCACGCTGACCCCAGCATCACACAGAAGGCTGGGACATGCCCCCTCCCCCAAAAGCAGTTTTGGCCACACTGTGTTCCCCCTTTCACGGCTGCACGATGTGGCGGCATTTTAACCACCCCTTCTCAATGCACAACCCGGACAGGCTGTTCTCAACACTCTACTGCAAACCACACACCATTTTATGTCGCCAGAAAGACCCCAAATTTCTGTTCAAAAAGATGGTACCAGTTTCAGTTCCCACCAACCTCGAAGGCAGAGACAAAAGGACAGTGTGCCTCTCCTGTAACCTCATTTCTTCGGTGACTGAAGCTGAGGGCAGAGTCCACGCCTGGGCACAGGGCTGCCACCACAGCAGCCACCGCCCCCAACCCTCACTCCTCCTCCCAGAGACGACCTGCGCTCTGCTCAGAAGCAGACCTCCTCATGCTGAACTCACTCGGGCCCAGTGTGCCAAGGGGGCCTGGTTTTGGGGCCAGCAGGTTCTGCCTGATGCTCAGAGGGTAACTGGATGCTGAAAACCGTGAGTCTTTCTTCAACTCAGGGGAATGTTTCCACAGCAGGCCAGGCCTCACTGACGCAGGCCTCCATGACAACTGTCCGGCACTGACTGAGGGTGAAGTGAAATATCAGAAGCTGAGAGCCAGCGCCTCATACAAAGCTGGGaagtaacaaaagcccaccaagagttttgcccaCGGCTTTCCCGGGCCTTGAAGCATGACGAGATtatgaaggaattcttaacaggacccggTTAGTATTAAACAGGTTGTATTGGGGGGTCTGAaaaaactccccaggcctccacaaacaagtttactgggctctgaaggaactccccaaacctccatgatttagcagaagacaagataaGAGTAaacacctggacccatttagatcaagtaaatttactgaggctccagaggaagatCAGGACTCGAACTTAGTTATAGATTAGAAGAATTTAATCAcatatgtctttagatgaatcaCACTTACACGTAGACATAGAGCCTAGAAGGTTTATAAGCTCTGGAAAAACTCTGTAATCTGGAGTTAAGTCTGGTAATCATTTCCGGGCCATCTCCCTGTaaccagttacagaaataaaatctctcttcttccccagttcatctgcatctcgcTATTGGGCCTGGGGAATGAGCAGCCCGACCCTGGGTGTGGTCCGGGAATGTTTTGTTCTCGGCGTGACCTGCTTTCTCATCTGTGGTCTTCTCTGTCTTCTGGGACTCCTGTTGTTGGCACGTGGGCTCCTCCAGGGCCACTCTCCCTTTACCTGGCGGAATCCCCTCCTGTGGCTTCCCTGGGCtgagagcagagggagggagggtggcctGCAGAGGTCCCTGGCTGACTCTGACTCAGTGGAGCTCGTGCCATTCTTCACAGCCGACTCTCACTGAAAATTCACTCTTCCTGAAGCTCCCCCATTACACTGGGGTCCGAGGGAGCTGCCTATGCTGCTGGTTTgagttctctcttttctttgaaatACTGGTTCCCTGCCCCCCGAAAAAAAGCAAGGACACACCTAGACCTGCAGGCCTAGCTCCACTGCTGGGGTCTCAACCTCCAGGCTGAGGGTGCAGCAGAGTAGCTGCGTTTCCTGCGTGCCCCAGGCATCGGCTGGTCCCAGCATGTGCACCCCTTTACCCGCTGAGCCTCTGGCAGCCAGGGATCACGTCCTGCCAGGCAGGGAGGCTCTGTCCCTCGTGTGAATGACAAAGAGGGGTGCTCACAGCTGCCCTCTGGCACCACACCCAACATGGTCTCCAAGGCAACCAAGGGTATGTGGACCCCCAACCACTCCAGTCTCCTTTGGCAAATGAGATGTCCTCTCCTTCACGGGGCATTAGGGGCTGACCAGCAGGGGTCGTGGAGCCGAGCTAGAGCTCTGGTCTTGTGAGCAGCTGTGCCATCTCTGTAGAAAACGTCCTTCCATCAGAACCAAATCTCCTGCAGCCAAAGATGGGGAGCTATTCAGGAGCGGCTGAGCTCTGGCCCCTGCCCCGTTTCCGGGCTGGTCTTTGTGGCACTGCCTGTGCCTGCAGCTGTCTCTGGGACCAGCACCTTGTCGCCAGCGCCGGGAAATTCAGGGGGGCCACTCTGAGTTCCTCCGAGGACCCACAGCCCCAGTGCCCAGGACCCTCGGGAGTCCCGGGGCTCAGGGGCATGCGTGTCCTGCCGGGCAGGTGCTGACCTGCGATCCAGCTTCCCCTACTCCCCCGCCCTCCTGTTCAGTTCAATTCAGTGAACAGAGGAcctgggggcggggggaggggctGCCGCCTAGGCTCAGGGCGCTCTCTGGGAGGGATCTGGGCGGATCGTCGGGGTGGGCGGCTCCTTACTGGGGTCTCCACCCTCTTCATTTTAGAGCCGTGGCCGGCGGGCCTGGGTTTCCCAACGCCCCAGAAGCCCGGCGAGGATCCCCGGCCTCCCTGGTGACGGCGGAGAGGGGCTGCTGTCCGCAGGAGGCCCcgaccccggccccggccccggcccctcTACGCCCCCAGGAACGGGATGTCCTTGCGGGGCTTCTCCGGGAACTGCAGGGCGTACAGGCGGGCCATGTACTGGAGCTCAGGCATCACCAGCCTCTCGCACACGCGCCGTGTCTGGTTGTCCAGGCCCGGCCGGAGGTTGTAGCCCAGGATGTCCGCCCTGCCGGACTGGTAGGGGCGCAGGCGCGGGTCTCTAATCTGCGTGTGGTTCTTGGGCGCGCCGCCGTCCTGCAGGCACAGGGTCGCGAGTTCGCGCCTCCGGGCGCGCAGCCGCTCCACCTCCCCGCGCAGCCGCCGCGGCCCCAGCTCGGCGTGCAGCTGCCCCCAGAGGGTGCGGTTGAAATGCTCGTACAGGCGCCAGTCCAGCGCGCACCAGCTCCGCGCGCGCTCCCGGGTCTTGGGCGCCAGGCGGGTCACGGAGCGCGCGCTGCGGGAGTTGATCCTGAAGGCCACCACGTCGTCCAGCGCCCAGCGCAGCCGGCGCCGCAGCAGCACCAGGGACTCGTCCAGGTGCTCGGCGATAAGCACCAGCTGGAAGCGCCGCTCCACCTCCGCGATGCGCGCGCGCACGTAGCTCTCCTTGCGCGGCGCGTTGGGGTCGAAGCCGAAGTCGAACCACATGTTGTTCTTAGCGTAGACGTTCTTGAGGAGGCGGCTGTCGTTGTAGAACGTCCGCGGCGAGGCCAGGAACGCGTCCAGGCTCGGGGCGCGCAGGAAGGCGGGGGCGTAGGTTTTGTAGTAGATGAAGGAGGACTCCAGCTGGAACACGGGGTTCCTCAGGATGGAGAAGTAGAAGGTGTTGTTGGGCATGACTTTCTGCACCTGTGTGGCGACAGAGAGGCGGGCTGCGGACCGCGGGCCCGGGCCAGGGTGGCCCACCCGCGGGGAGGGGGCGCGTCCTGGCCATACCCGCTCCGGGAGCCCCCCATCCACACATCTGCGGAGGGACCCGGGCCTGGCACCTCCTCGTGCAGTAGCTGCGGGAGCAGAGCCAGGGCCACACGCGGGCCCTGCAGCACGGTCACTGGTTCCCGGGGGCCCAAAACAGAGGCCAAGGACGCCAGGAAGGGGCCTCAGCAGGAGGAGGCCGTGGGcagagcaggaggagggaggaggagctcCCACTGACACCTCGAGGAGACGCAGAGGCCTCTAGGGGTGGGATGCTGTGGGGCACAGACCCAGCACGAAGGGCCCTCCGCAGGCCCCTGGCACAGGGGGCCTTCAGCACTCCACCAGCTGCCCACAGGCCAGGGTGACACCCACctaacaaagaaactgaggcccagagaaggccCATGACCCAGGTTCCTGGCAGGGTGGGTCTGGACTCACCCTCACTTGTGCCCCCTCAGAGGTCCTGGAGGATATACCCCACCCACAGAAAGTAAAGTCATCCCAGAGAGTCATGCCCAACTACACCACTGGTTTCTCCATCCTCAGAAACCCAGGGAGAGAACAGTGGGAGgcctcctccctgctcccaccctcTTCCTATCCCCTCGTCCCGAACCCTGCTCCTCCctctgcagcccccaccccacagcacACCCAAGCTGCCCCGCTCTCTGCCCACCACCTCTCCCCACCGGGCCTCCCTCTGGCCTCACCTCATCACCTAGCCTCTGCTGGCCGTTCTCCACAGAGCGCTGGGGGTGACCCTAAAGCACCTGTGCCTGCCCACAGCCCTCCTGCCCATGGTCCCTGCCCTGCTTCTTTTGTAAGGAAGGTCAGGGAAGCCCTGGGGGGAAGAGGGCTCTATGCTGAGACCTGAGGGACCCAAAGGAGGGCCTGCAGCCACAGGAGCGAAGGTCATGGGGTGGGGTGAGCCGGGCCTGTGCAGTACCAGAGGAGGCCAGAGAAGCGGGAGAGCACTGGGGATGCCCTTGGGCAGGGGCTATGGGACTCCCAGGTCTCATTCCAAGAGCAACTGTAGGCGACTGGCTGCCTGGAGGGGCAGGGGTTGGCTCAGCAGGACGTGCGGCCcaggccctccccaccccctctctGCATGCCCGGCCCCTAAGCcttccacctcctctccagcctccaggCTACACCTCTCAGACCCTGCAGCTACAGTCACGGCCGCAGCCCACCCTTCTGCCCAGCAGGCCACCGCACCTCAGGCAGGTTGAACCTCAGGTGGTTGCACATGATGTTGAAGTGCTGCTGCGGCTCCATGCCTTCCACGTAGCGTGCCAGGAAGAGCCTGGGATAGCCCAGGTGGAGGTGCAAGCCGGCGGGCAGCGCCACGGACAGGTTGTGGGTCTCGGCAAAGCGGTAGAGGATGTTGAGCACCGTGCTGCTGGCCGTCTTGTGCGTCTTCAGGAACATGATGTTGGTCACTGGCGGCCCCTTGGCCTGGCCCCCAGACAGGCTGGGAGGGAAGGCACAGGCCACCATCAGCAAGGGTGCAGATGCCCCGACCCCCGCTTAACAGTGAACCCCAGCCCGGCAACCGCAACGAGAGACCTCCCAACCTGAGCCCCCCAACTCTAGGCCAGGGGGCCCACTGGGTAAACACAGAACCATGGCCCCAAGCCTTGCCCCACTCCACAACCTCCCATCTGGTGGCCCAAACACAAACTCCCCCAACTGTCTTCCGTAACCATGCTCCCCAACTCTGTGCCCcgagaactaaaaataaaaccctaaatGAAACCAAACTTCGCCAAAGGGACCCCAGACACACCTTAAAACTGAGTTCCCAGCAGTGATGGGATGGGAGGTCAGACCCATCCCATCATCACACCCCCTCCCCTTTGCGGTTTAGACACAGCAACTGCCCAGGGTGAATGTTAAATAGAGaccatgaagaaaatgtggcacatatataccgtggaatactatgcagccataaaaaagaatgagttca includes:
- the GAL3ST2 gene encoding galactose-3-O-sulfotransferase 2 isoform X2, producing the protein MVSTLGGLQSLSGGQAKGPPVTNIMFLKTHKTASSTVLNILYRFAETHNLSVALPAGLHLHLGYPRLFLARYVEGMEPQQHFNIMCNHLRFNLPEVQKVMPNNTFYFSILRNPVFQLESSFIYYKTYAPAFLRAPSLDAFLASPRTFYNDSRLLKNVYAKNNMWFDFGFDPNAPRKESYVRARIAEVERRFQLVLIAEHLDESLVLLRRRLRWALDDVVAFRINSRSARSVTRLAPKTRERARSWCALDWRLYEHFNRTLWGQLHAELGPRRLRGEVERLRARRRELATLCLQDGGAPKNHTQIRDPRLRPYQSGRADILGYNLRPGLDNQTRRVCERLVMPELQYMARLYALQFPEKPRKDIPFLGA
- the GAL3ST2 gene encoding galactose-3-O-sulfotransferase 2 isoform X1, which encodes MVSTLGGLQRYFRVILLLLLALTLLVLARFHLMDLELVTPLSGGQAKGPPVTNIMFLKTHKTASSTVLNILYRFAETHNLSVALPAGLHLHLGYPRLFLARYVEGMEPQQHFNIMCNHLRFNLPEVQKVMPNNTFYFSILRNPVFQLESSFIYYKTYAPAFLRAPSLDAFLASPRTFYNDSRLLKNVYAKNNMWFDFGFDPNAPRKESYVRARIAEVERRFQLVLIAEHLDESLVLLRRRLRWALDDVVAFRINSRSARSVTRLAPKTRERARSWCALDWRLYEHFNRTLWGQLHAELGPRRLRGEVERLRARRRELATLCLQDGGAPKNHTQIRDPRLRPYQSGRADILGYNLRPGLDNQTRRVCERLVMPELQYMARLYALQFPEKPRKDIPFLGA